The sequence CAGAAAAGCGTTAGTTCTTCAGATGAGACTGTTTTAACTGCAAGTATTTATGACTCAACTGAGGCTTTGGCTGGTAGTGTTTCCGTAGATGTTAAACAACTTGCAGCGAATGACGTTTGGTTATCTCAAGCTTCCTTTACCGATTTAACTTCTGCAGTAGCTACGGTTTCGGGAACGATTGAGATTTCCTATGCTGGAAACGTTGTTGCAACAATTAACTATGATACAGATACAACGGATTCTACCAATCCTTCTACTCTTCAAGAAATAGCAAGTGCGATAAATAATGCTCAAGACAAGGTTAGAGCTTCAGTTATATTTGATGGTACAGGGTATAGGCTCCTGCTTAGCGGAGTCGATACGGGAAGTTCAAATACAGTTTCTATTACTGAGACGGGAGGAGGAGATCTTTTAGACCAACTTCAAATAGGTTCCAACTATCCTTCTAGCCATGTTCAAACAGCTCAGGATGCCGTAGTTTCTGTTTACGGAACAGACATTAGTAGTTCTACAAATACATTTACCGAAGCTGTTCCAGGAATTCAGTTCACAGTGAAAGATGTAGGAACAGCAACTATTACAACTGATAAAGATTTTGAACCTTTTAAAACAGCTTTAAACGACTTTATATCTGCTTACAATTCATTAGTTGACTTTGTCCAAACAGAAGGTGGAAAAGATGGAATGCTTTCCGGGGAAACTACTCTTCAGTTTGTAAGGTCAGGGATTCTATCAAGAATGCAACCTTTGGTTAACTTAGGAATTATTGAATTTGATAAAGATACAGGACATGCAATACTTGACAGCGCTAAACTAGATGAACTTCTTCTGAACTCAGAAGATACTGTAAGACAAGCTATAAGTGATTTAAAAACATCTCTTTATGACTATCTTGTTTACCTAAAGGATCCTCAAGGTCCTATAGGAAGCAAAGAAGATAGTCTAAATAGCCAAAAGAGTTCTCTTGAGAACCAGATAGAACAAATGCAGAAACTTGTTGATGAACAGATAGAACTCTTTAGACAACAGTTAATACAGGTGCAGCTATTGCAAGAGGAAATGGATTCTATAAGGGCTAAATTGACTTCAGTATTTGGAGATACAACTCTA comes from Desulfurobacteriaceae bacterium and encodes:
- the fliD gene encoding flagellar filament capping protein FliD — protein: SLTFDYQELHYTYYHAQMQPVYLLQSQESVLDAKISALNDFASKIDDLYSAFNSLTSTTILDQKSVSSSDETVLTASIYDSTEALAGSVSVDVKQLAANDVWLSQASFTDLTSAVATVSGTIEISYAGNVVATINYDTDTTDSTNPSTLQEIASAINNAQDKVRASVIFDGTGYRLLLSGVDTGSSNTVSITETGGGDLLDQLQIGSNYPSSHVQTAQDAVVSVYGTDISSSTNTFTEAVPGIQFTVKDVGTATITTDKDFEPFKTALNDFISAYNSLVDFVQTEGGKDGMLSGETTLQFVRSGILSRMQPLVNLGIIEFDKDTGHAILDSAKLDELLLNSEDTVRQAISDLKTSLYDYLVYLKDPQGPIGSKEDSLNSQKSSLENQIEQMQKLVDEQIELFRQQLIQVQLLQEEMDSIRAKLTSVFGDTTLLPS